Proteins from a single region of Styela clava chromosome 1, kaStyClav1.hap1.2, whole genome shotgun sequence:
- the LOC120348332 gene encoding crystal protein-like, translated as MRNGFCQLGQKPSEDFIFDSLRKLFMVAPLDVEPKIENVFGESDIQPRVQTTSGLIHGITTKHDHSFYGIPYAKPPVGELRFQPPQPLVTPSAIRNKTHQDILMCYQIGFFLNRDEDCLILDIHVPSHVDLSDRNRLPNRKLPVMFSIHGGGFILGSGTWPVYEGRYLSEATNTIVVEINYRLGPFGFLAYNNGKQVLDGNQGFKDQQLALQWVQDNIEQFGGDKNKITIFGESAGGQSVMLHLLSDVSDSLFHQAIIQSNPFPCFYPTYPEAHAITKQVIEYLRCGIFDFFSTDCCLSSKDGLDCLKEASSQKLVNAMMKVMAEEFSSLNFFQFIEPFRPVIDGVEFTKQPIQLFKEGRWQKHKPIMIGTNSQELALLQFLWPFMTENIYKGFNDAVFEGYGIHENTGELVSNKYIETYGPTNLLEVLGIEMTDLVFGCPQRALARYASSTSESVVYFYMFNHSLDGPDCENNFGSLCGLSNHAVDLYFVYRTINHSGMVADTEDIRAMDQFSNYWGNFATTGKPSEDFKNEFIEWLPYAHDDRNKAGSWLHLMMEENSTYHVSDFNKDVCDFWDSQGIYMDVPGVSESQSRESLTLSEKIFSAARSSLFRIFD; from the exons ATGAGAAATGGATTCTGTCAACTTGGTCAGAAACCTTCGgaagatttcatttttgattctTTGAGGAAATTATTTATGGTAGCTCCTTTGGATGTAGAACCAAAAATAGAGAACGTATTTGGTGAATCAG ACATTCAACCTCGCGTTCAAACAACATCTGGTTTAATTCACGGAATAACAACAAAGCACGACCACTCATTCTATGGAATCCCATATGCTAAACCACCAGTCGGAGAATTGAG ATTTCAACCGCCTCAACCGCTTGTAACACCAAGCGCTATTCGTAATAAAACGCACCAAGATATTTTGATGTGTTATCAGATCGGATTTTTCTTAAAT CGAGATGAAGACTGCCTCATCTTGGACATACATGTTCCGTCCCACGTTGATTTGTCAGATCGAAACAGGTTACCTAATAGAAAACTACCTGTGATGTTTTCTATTCATGGAGGAGGATTTATTCTTGGTTCGGGAACATGGCCGGTATACGAAGGAAGATATCTAAGTGAAGCGACAAACACGATTGTTGTAGAAATAAATTACAGATTGG GGCCATTTGGATTTCTGGCATACAATAACGGCAAACAAGTTTTGGATGGAAATCAAGGATTTAAAGATCAACAACTTGCTTTGCAATGGGTTCAGGACAATATCGAGCAATTTGGCGGAGATAAGAATAAG ATAACCATATTCGGAGAAAGCGCTGGTGGACAATCAGTCATGCTTCATTTACTATCCGACGTCAGCGATTCTCTATTTCATCAAGCAATAATTCAAAGTAATCCGTTCCCATGTTTTTATCCAACCTACCCAGAAGCTCATGCAATCACAAAACAAGTTATTGAATATCTTCGATGtggaatatttgattttttcagCACCGATTGCTGTTTATCCTCAAAAGATGGGTTAGACTGTTTGAA GGAAGCATCGTCTCAGAAATTGGTGAACGCGATGATGAAGGTTATGGCGGAAGAATTTTCATCACTCAACTTCTTTCAA TTTATAGAACCTTTTCGTCCTGTCATTGATGGTGTTGAATTCACAAAGCAACCGATTCAATTATTCAAAGAAGGGAGATGGCAGAAACACAAACCTATAATGATAGGAACGAACAGTCAAGAACTAGCTCTGCTGCAATTTTTATGGCCTTTTATGACTGAAAATATCTATAAG GGATTCAATGACGCAGTATTTGAAGGATATGGTATACATGAAAATACAGGTGAActtgtttcaaataaatatattgaaacataTGGACCAACCAATCTTCTTGAAGTACTAGGAATCGAAATGACTGACTTGGTTTTTGGGTGCCCTCAGAGAGCACTAGCAAG ATATGCTTCTTCCACTAGCGAATCGGTTGTATATTTCTATATGTTTAACCATTCTTTGGACGGACCAGATTGTGAAAACAACTTTGGGTCGTTATGTGGTCTCTCAAACCATGCAGTTGATTTATATTTCGTATACAGGACTATTAATCATTCCGG AATGGTTGCGGATACCGAGGATATTCGTGCAATGGATCAATTTAGCAATTATTGGGGAAATTTTGCCACAACTGGGAAACCTTCTGAGGATTTTAAAAACGAATTTATCGAATGGTTACCATATGCACATGACGATAGAAATAAGGCAGGATCTTGGCTGCATTTGATGATGGAAGAAAATAGCACATATCACGTTAGCGATTTCAATAAAGATGTATGTGACTTTTGGGATAGTCAGGGAATTTATATGGATGTTCCAGGAGTATCAGAAAGTCAGTCAAGAGAAAGTTTGACACTGTCGGAAAAAATCTTCTCAGCCGCCAGATCGTCCTTGTTCCGTATCTTCGATTGA